A stretch of Imperialibacter roseus DNA encodes these proteins:
- a CDS encoding vanadium-dependent haloperoxidase: MKRFPTLFLFIALILGCQQNNQTSSNQHPEPIGTDNIAYKWGEMALKATANDTEKFKPRPTITSRYLGLIFVSVFDAWSRYDEKATPVYLSGVERRPADEQTLKNKEIAISYAAFRAMNEYYFSDQPMFRDFMEELGLDPDNESLDASTPEGIGNLAAKAVIEARKGDGANQYAEEEGSGGQPYFDYTGYAPVNPVDKNVDPNRWQPKYFSDGKGGKYAPGCLTPFWDKVRPVALKSGDQFRPGPPPMVGSEQLEKEVWEVIEMQANLTDEQKALVEFMRDGPQSVQQAGHWLKFAQDVSVRDNHTLDQDVKMYFYNQVVAMDAFIASWDSKMFYDYARPYALVHQYYDDQKIKAWGGEGKGMIEMTGNQWRPYSPETFLCPPFPSYVSGHSTISGGCAEALKLWTGSDEFGSESVLVAGAMTEPDNLGDTVTLRFPTFTQTAEMAGISRVLGGYHIQSDNIEGLKLGREVAREAWKFYKMHVGEE; this comes from the coding sequence ATGAAAAGATTTCCTACCCTCTTCCTGTTCATAGCACTTATACTCGGTTGTCAACAAAACAATCAAACATCCTCAAACCAACACCCGGAGCCGATTGGCACCGACAATATTGCCTACAAATGGGGCGAAATGGCCTTAAAAGCTACCGCCAATGACACGGAGAAGTTCAAGCCACGTCCTACCATTACCTCCCGTTACCTGGGATTGATCTTCGTGTCGGTTTTTGACGCTTGGTCCAGGTACGATGAAAAAGCAACGCCTGTTTATCTTTCCGGCGTTGAGCGAAGACCCGCCGATGAACAAACCCTTAAAAACAAAGAGATTGCTATCAGCTACGCCGCTTTCCGGGCAATGAATGAGTACTATTTTTCTGACCAGCCCATGTTTCGGGATTTCATGGAGGAATTGGGGCTTGATCCAGATAACGAGTCGCTGGACGCTAGCACACCAGAGGGAATAGGTAACCTGGCTGCCAAAGCAGTGATCGAAGCACGAAAAGGCGACGGTGCCAACCAATATGCGGAGGAAGAGGGATCCGGTGGGCAGCCCTATTTCGACTACACAGGCTATGCGCCGGTGAACCCGGTTGATAAGAATGTGGATCCGAATCGCTGGCAACCCAAATATTTTTCCGACGGCAAAGGAGGGAAGTATGCGCCTGGCTGCCTCACACCCTTTTGGGACAAAGTAAGGCCAGTGGCGCTGAAGTCAGGAGATCAGTTTCGCCCGGGACCACCACCTATGGTAGGATCCGAACAACTGGAAAAAGAGGTGTGGGAGGTGATTGAGATGCAGGCCAACCTTACCGACGAGCAAAAGGCTCTTGTGGAATTTATGCGGGACGGTCCGCAGTCGGTGCAACAAGCAGGCCATTGGCTGAAGTTTGCTCAGGACGTTTCTGTGCGGGACAACCACACCCTTGACCAGGATGTGAAGATGTACTTCTACAATCAGGTTGTAGCCATGGACGCCTTTATTGCTTCATGGGATTCAAAGATGTTCTACGATTATGCAAGACCCTATGCGTTGGTGCATCAGTACTACGATGACCAAAAGATCAAAGCCTGGGGCGGTGAGGGAAAAGGGATGATTGAAATGACAGGCAATCAATGGCGGCCTTATTCTCCTGAAACCTTTCTTTGTCCGCCGTTTCCCAGTTATGTATCGGGCCACAGCACCATCAGTGGGGGATGTGCTGAAGCGTTGAAGCTATGGACAGGGAGCGACGAATTTGGCTCCGAGTCGGTTTTGGTGGCGGGTGCCATGACAGAACCCGACAACCTGGGTGATACCGTAACTTTGCGATTCCCAACATTCACCCAAACGGCTGAAATGGCTGGCATTTCAAGGGTGCTCGGCGGCTATCATATCCAATCCGACAATATTGAAGGGTTAAAGCTGGGTCGTGAGGTGGCGAGGGAGGCCTGGAAGTTCTATAAGATGCATGTGGGAGAGGAGTAA
- a CDS encoding sensor histidine kinase, which translates to MKRAWVVSICLLVCFGANAQNADAIDSLLLAYRQNPGNGQALEEIVNYYRTENLDSLQFYSHQLTALAGENKELVNEVLLTRVNAYMLFNRYDSADSLLQQVKLDESASPRMRVGYIMATGRMLFFNQQYDKALENFYIARQQIKDNDLTELLPEAYADIASVLRQNNDLENCARYYALALAGATAANDAELQVRVCYALCRIYNGGISVDLDSSVYYGELGMEIARKAGYNYGYATMVDIVTAPIIRQGQYRKGIQMAKEARRYIEKYNFPQRSLYYQILNEGFAYEKLGVYDSAMLRMTEGATLRPTGIDHHRLKYLIHKSKGEFNQALQAYELYKTKYDSIVSGRNSASLSSLQARLEANIKEQEVARLTQTAEVQALQLSQQRYFLGGLAILIILLTGGAVLIYRQRQIKQQQALTNMELEETRKRLTLEQQYRASELKALRSQMNPHFIFNALNSIQEYIMMNEKKLAGKFLGKFADLMRIYLHHSQIRQITVAEEIEALNLYLELEKLRFEDTLSYRIQVDEHLDPGLITIPTFLIQPYVENAIKHGLLHKNTDRELSVSFHYHPDHQLLECEIVDNGIGRKKSGEINILRNPDHQSFGMSATKNRLELLNFNNKNRPIGETVHDLHNKNGEAIGTKVVLSIPILEFAS; encoded by the coding sequence ATGAAAAGAGCTTGGGTAGTTTCTATTTGCTTGTTGGTTTGTTTCGGAGCAAACGCTCAAAACGCAGACGCCATAGACAGCCTGCTTTTGGCGTACAGGCAAAACCCCGGCAACGGGCAAGCCCTGGAGGAAATAGTCAATTATTATCGGACGGAGAACCTCGACTCTTTGCAGTTCTATTCTCATCAGCTGACGGCGTTGGCCGGAGAGAACAAAGAGTTGGTGAACGAAGTGTTGCTGACTCGTGTCAACGCCTATATGCTTTTCAACCGCTACGACAGTGCTGACAGCCTGCTTCAGCAGGTTAAATTGGATGAAAGTGCCTCTCCACGGATGCGGGTTGGATACATTATGGCTACGGGCCGCATGTTATTCTTCAATCAGCAGTACGACAAGGCTTTGGAGAACTTCTACATTGCCCGCCAGCAAATAAAAGACAATGACCTGACCGAGCTTTTGCCCGAGGCATACGCCGATATAGCGTCTGTATTAAGGCAGAACAATGATCTTGAAAACTGCGCCCGATATTATGCACTTGCTTTAGCAGGAGCAACAGCTGCTAATGATGCTGAGCTGCAGGTAAGAGTTTGCTACGCCCTCTGTAGGATTTATAACGGGGGCATTTCTGTCGACCTCGACTCGTCAGTATACTACGGTGAGTTGGGCATGGAAATAGCCCGTAAAGCTGGTTACAACTACGGGTATGCCACCATGGTGGACATTGTCACTGCGCCCATCATCCGGCAGGGCCAATACCGCAAAGGCATACAAATGGCCAAAGAAGCTCGCAGGTATATCGAGAAATACAACTTTCCGCAGCGTTCTCTCTATTATCAAATACTCAACGAGGGCTTTGCCTACGAAAAACTAGGTGTTTACGACTCTGCTATGCTTCGCATGACTGAGGGAGCAACACTTCGCCCAACTGGTATCGATCATCACCGGCTTAAGTACCTGATTCACAAATCGAAGGGAGAGTTTAATCAGGCATTACAGGCGTATGAGCTGTACAAGACCAAGTATGACTCTATAGTCAGCGGAAGGAACTCTGCGAGCCTGTCCTCCTTACAAGCGAGATTGGAAGCCAATATCAAAGAGCAGGAGGTTGCGAGGCTGACACAAACTGCTGAAGTGCAAGCCCTCCAGCTATCTCAGCAAAGGTATTTTTTGGGGGGGCTGGCTATTTTAATCATACTGTTGACAGGAGGCGCTGTGTTGATTTACAGGCAACGCCAAATAAAGCAGCAGCAGGCGCTGACTAATATGGAGCTGGAGGAAACCAGAAAGCGACTGACCCTGGAGCAGCAATACAGGGCCTCAGAGCTCAAAGCGCTGCGTTCGCAAATGAACCCCCACTTCATATTCAATGCCCTCAATTCCATTCAGGAATATATCATGATGAATGAGAAAAAACTTGCAGGAAAGTTCCTCGGGAAATTTGCTGACCTGATGCGCATTTACCTTCATCACAGCCAGATCAGGCAAATCACTGTTGCTGAGGAAATCGAGGCATTGAATCTCTATCTGGAGCTTGAAAAGCTGCGTTTCGAGGATACACTTTCCTACCGGATACAAGTTGACGAGCATCTCGATCCGGGACTTATTACAATTCCCACTTTTCTCATTCAGCCCTACGTGGAAAACGCCATCAAGCATGGCTTGCTTCACAAAAACACTGATCGTGAGTTGTCTGTCTCTTTTCACTACCATCCCGATCATCAGCTATTGGAATGTGAAATTGTGGACAATGGAATTGGCAGGAAAAAATCGGGGGAGATTAATATTCTTAGGAATCCCGATCATCAATCGTTTGGTATGAGTGCAACCAAAAACCGGCTGGAATTACTGAACTTCAACAATAAAAATCGGCCGATAGGAGAGACGGTGCATGATCTTCATAACAAGAACGGCGAAGCAATCGGAACAAAAGTGGTGCTAAGTATTCCCATATTGGAATTCGCCAGTTAG
- a CDS encoding LytR/AlgR family response regulator transcription factor: MRAVIIDDEQKARNLLRILLEENCPQINEIEDADSLPKGVSLINQFKPDIVFLDIEMPGYSGIQLLDFFTREQITFEIIFTTAYSEHAIKAFELNAISYLLKPLRDEQVEGAVKKAITQIGKSRVSERLEELKNTFKASSVRKVGLPVSNGVIFVEFDDIVMLEADRMYTKVSTQSSGDILVSKPMKFFIDVLKEAAEFYRPHRSYLINLKHIKQYVNQDGGYIIMDNQKTVGISKDKKDEFFEVIQGS; encoded by the coding sequence ATGCGGGCAGTAATTATCGATGATGAGCAGAAAGCCAGAAATCTCTTGCGGATTTTGCTGGAAGAAAATTGCCCTCAGATCAACGAAATAGAAGACGCCGACAGTCTGCCAAAAGGAGTAAGCCTCATCAATCAGTTCAAGCCTGATATTGTTTTTCTGGACATAGAAATGCCAGGGTACTCAGGTATTCAATTGCTGGATTTTTTCACCCGGGAGCAAATCACTTTTGAGATTATTTTCACTACAGCCTATAGTGAGCATGCCATCAAAGCTTTTGAACTTAACGCCATCAGCTACTTGCTGAAGCCGCTCCGGGACGAGCAGGTTGAAGGAGCGGTAAAAAAAGCCATTACCCAAATTGGTAAATCGAGAGTGAGTGAGAGGCTGGAAGAGCTTAAAAATACCTTCAAGGCTTCCAGTGTTCGTAAAGTGGGGCTTCCTGTGTCCAATGGTGTCATCTTTGTTGAATTCGACGACATAGTCATGCTGGAAGCAGACAGAATGTATACCAAAGTTTCTACCCAAAGTAGCGGAGACATCCTGGTTAGCAAGCCGATGAAGTTTTTCATTGACGTGTTAAAAGAAGCCGCAGAGTTTTATCGACCGCACCGCTCTTACCTCATTAATCTGAAGCATATCAAACAATACGTGAATCAGGATGGTGGCTACATCATCATGGATAATCAAAAGACCGTCGGCATCTCCAAGGACAAGAAAGACGAGTTTTTCGAGGTAATACAGGGAAGCTGA
- a CDS encoding GNAT family N-acetyltransferase, which produces MKIVNTQLSDLNLIYHLFDESIRYQEAKGYPVWRNYDKGAIIRDIEQGNQYKVVAGADLLIVFSVAYSDKLIWRAMDQGDAVYLHRIVVNPVFKGQRLFGHIVDWAKSHARHKGLSAVRMDTWANNPTIVNYYQGFGFTFVENYITPDSEELPVHNRKLGLSLLEHRL; this is translated from the coding sequence ATGAAAATAGTTAACACACAACTGTCCGACCTGAACCTGATTTACCACCTGTTCGACGAATCAATCAGGTATCAGGAAGCAAAAGGCTATCCGGTCTGGCGCAACTACGACAAGGGAGCGATCATCAGAGACATCGAGCAAGGCAATCAGTACAAGGTGGTTGCCGGAGCCGATCTACTTATTGTGTTTAGTGTGGCCTATTCTGACAAGCTCATTTGGAGAGCCATGGATCAGGGTGATGCTGTGTATCTGCACCGTATTGTGGTGAACCCAGTTTTTAAAGGACAAAGGCTCTTTGGCCACATTGTGGATTGGGCGAAGAGCCATGCCAGGCACAAAGGTCTTAGCGCTGTAAGAATGGACACCTGGGCAAACAACCCTACCATTGTCAACTACTATCAGGGATTCGGCTTCACCTTCGTCGAGAACTATATTACGCCCGATAGTGAGGAGTTGCCTGTCCATAACCGGAAGCTCGGGCTGAGCTTATTGGAGCATAGGTTGTAG
- a CDS encoding DUF2911 domain-containing protein, translated as MKSTSIRVFGLSVLFVFAALVYAQAQPKSPKMTANGKVGDANITIEYSSPSANGREIWGGLVPYGKVWRAGANNATTFETDKDIMVGGNKLAKGKYSIYIIPNEKDWQVIFNKEVGQWGINRDGTSTRKPESDVFIVKTTPTAADMQESLSYAVAGDSFTIAWEKLKASVPLK; from the coding sequence ATGAAAAGTACTTCAATTAGAGTTTTCGGACTTTCAGTCCTTTTTGTTTTTGCTGCACTTGTTTATGCCCAGGCGCAGCCAAAAAGCCCCAAAATGACCGCCAATGGAAAGGTTGGCGATGCAAACATTACCATAGAGTACAGCAGCCCTTCTGCAAATGGCAGAGAGATTTGGGGTGGACTTGTGCCCTACGGCAAGGTTTGGCGAGCAGGAGCCAATAATGCTACCACCTTTGAAACCGACAAAGACATCATGGTAGGTGGTAACAAACTTGCCAAAGGCAAGTACAGCATCTACATCATTCCGAACGAAAAAGATTGGCAAGTGATATTCAACAAAGAAGTGGGGCAATGGGGTATTAACAGAGACGGCACCAGTACCAGAAAGCCAGAGAGTGATGTTTTTATAGTAAAGACTACACCGACGGCAGCCGACATGCAGGAGTCGCTTTCTTATGCGGTGGCCGGAGATAGCTTTACCATCGCATGGGAGAAACTGAAAGCGTCAGTACCGTTAAAATAG
- a CDS encoding tetratricopeptide repeat-containing sensor histidine kinase: MSLSQLSTTDSLEQVLTRSKNEAKVDVLNQLTYEFITVDNEKVQLYNGQAIELSKKIAYRKGEAVAYTYKGVNEYLSGFLAPAHVHLHKGLRLSEQIGDRKNTGYSFLQLGNLSLEEVATDSALYFFNKALFFFSDESDPATLSKIYRNMSAAYGQQHKIDQQQTYLDSAIAIRRRLPKKALLIEALLLKANNNIRNNNVGAADSILSDAEKIAASANEYEESRYDILHIKGLILFKKSNVDDAMVLMDSASSYFLEKSLIRKYVTLQMDVSLEFAHRAEYELALDHLYPALELCKLRGFNAEVRSIITTMGWIHYRLGDFPQAVVLADEVIALQTDTQLKAEIGTAFLLKGATLTELGRFDEAQNNLDSAFNVFQAVDAKRGSSDAMMYLGYLRVKQKMYEEALVYYGRSLELADEAQSDYSLAQVNWGMADAYFKLKKFKESAHFLNKAEYYCGLTEANEILIMCFNTRRDLLAAQGQFEASLAYSMKASQLKDSLHKSDISRKFANLEKMHQIDQRDRDIQALQQEKLLADNQIALQKSKLDQQFLLLIVGLAGLALLSFVAVAYYRFYRRIKALHFTIVEKNQRIQVQSEELAANNERISELNRGLEQLVEEKTNELVKTNQELVKYNNELVQFSYTVSHHIRGPVARLLGLSDLASRQQNDTSSKELIGLMGTTAEDLDQIIKDLGQLLDLRTTPSHYREPVDLKKEWQESVRLLKESLTGNETIESDFSTLPEIFTVQSMIQSIFHNLLSNAIKYQSWDRSLVVKAKSWEVDASAVIQITDNGLGFDAELYKKQLFKLYKRFHTHVAGRGIGLYLVKAQLDILHGSIEVESAPNEGTSVTITIPLESKKQVLANKLFDTSEN; this comes from the coding sequence ATGAGCCTAAGCCAGCTATCGACGACCGATAGCCTTGAGCAGGTATTGACGAGGTCAAAAAATGAAGCAAAAGTTGATGTTCTCAATCAGCTCACCTACGAGTTTATCACTGTCGATAATGAGAAAGTACAACTATATAATGGACAGGCGATTGAGTTAAGCAAGAAGATTGCCTATCGTAAGGGAGAAGCCGTAGCCTATACGTACAAAGGTGTTAATGAATACCTCTCCGGCTTTCTTGCTCCCGCCCATGTTCACTTACACAAGGGCCTTCGGCTGTCGGAGCAGATCGGAGACAGGAAAAATACAGGCTATTCGTTTCTCCAGCTTGGCAATCTGTCGCTGGAAGAAGTTGCCACTGATTCAGCTTTGTATTTCTTCAATAAAGCCCTTTTCTTTTTTAGCGATGAGTCAGATCCTGCCACCCTTTCGAAAATTTACCGTAATATGAGTGCTGCCTACGGGCAACAGCACAAAATTGACCAGCAGCAAACATACCTCGACAGCGCCATTGCCATACGCAGGAGACTGCCTAAAAAAGCATTGCTGATTGAAGCCCTTCTGCTAAAGGCGAATAACAACATCAGGAACAATAATGTAGGTGCCGCAGACAGCATTCTTTCAGATGCGGAAAAGATTGCAGCCAGTGCCAATGAGTATGAAGAAAGCCGTTACGACATCCTCCATATCAAAGGGTTGATCTTGTTTAAAAAGAGCAACGTGGACGACGCAATGGTACTCATGGATTCCGCTAGTAGCTATTTTTTGGAAAAGTCACTCATCCGCAAATATGTCACCCTGCAAATGGACGTCAGTCTTGAATTTGCCCATAGAGCTGAATACGAACTGGCCCTTGATCATTTGTATCCTGCCCTTGAACTCTGCAAGCTGCGTGGGTTCAATGCAGAAGTTCGCAGCATTATCACCACCATGGGATGGATTCACTATCGGTTGGGTGATTTCCCTCAAGCCGTGGTGCTGGCCGATGAAGTCATAGCTCTGCAAACTGACACCCAACTGAAAGCAGAAATCGGCACGGCTTTTCTACTTAAGGGCGCTACGCTAACAGAATTAGGCAGGTTTGACGAGGCACAAAACAATCTGGACTCAGCTTTCAATGTTTTTCAGGCAGTTGACGCCAAAAGGGGCAGCAGCGATGCCATGATGTATTTGGGCTATCTCAGGGTGAAGCAAAAGATGTATGAAGAAGCCCTTGTGTATTATGGCAGGAGTCTTGAGCTGGCGGATGAAGCCCAGTCAGACTACAGTCTCGCACAAGTTAATTGGGGCATGGCAGATGCTTATTTTAAGCTAAAAAAATTCAAAGAATCGGCTCACTTTCTCAACAAGGCCGAATACTATTGCGGTTTGACAGAAGCCAATGAGATATTGATTATGTGTTTCAACACCCGGCGGGATCTGCTGGCAGCTCAGGGGCAATTCGAAGCCTCTCTGGCCTACTCCATGAAAGCCAGTCAGTTAAAGGATTCGCTGCATAAATCTGATATAAGCAGGAAGTTCGCCAACCTTGAAAAAATGCATCAGATCGATCAGCGAGATAGGGATATCCAGGCATTGCAACAAGAAAAGCTGTTGGCTGACAATCAGATTGCCCTACAGAAATCGAAGCTGGATCAGCAGTTTCTGCTTCTGATCGTGGGACTCGCCGGCCTCGCATTGCTTAGCTTTGTGGCCGTTGCCTACTATCGTTTCTATAGAAGAATCAAGGCATTGCACTTCACTATTGTGGAAAAAAACCAGCGCATTCAGGTGCAGTCGGAAGAGCTGGCCGCTAACAACGAAAGGATCAGCGAGCTTAACCGGGGTCTCGAACAGCTAGTGGAAGAAAAAACAAACGAGCTTGTGAAAACGAACCAGGAGCTTGTTAAATATAACAATGAGCTGGTGCAGTTTTCGTATACCGTCTCTCACCATATTCGTGGGCCAGTGGCCCGGTTGCTCGGCTTGTCCGATTTAGCAAGCAGACAGCAGAATGACACAAGTTCAAAGGAGCTGATCGGCCTAATGGGCACCACGGCAGAAGACCTGGATCAAATCATTAAAGACTTAGGGCAGCTCCTGGACCTAAGAACGACACCCAGTCATTACCGTGAGCCTGTCGATCTGAAAAAGGAGTGGCAGGAGAGTGTTCGGTTGTTGAAAGAAAGCCTCACAGGGAATGAGACAATTGAAAGCGATTTTTCGACGCTGCCAGAGATATTCACTGTTCAGTCTATGATTCAAAGCATTTTTCATAATTTGCTTAGCAACGCTATCAAGTACCAGTCGTGGGACAGAAGCCTGGTGGTAAAAGCAAAAAGTTGGGAAGTAGACGCCAGTGCAGTCATACAAATCACCGACAATGGGCTGGGATTTGACGCTGAGCTTTACAAAAAACAGCTATTTAAGCTCTACAAGCGATTTCACACACACGTGGCGGGGCGTGGGATAGGCCTGTACCTCGTAAAAGCACAGCTTGATATATTACACGGTTCGATAGAAGTTGAGTCAGCGCCCAATGAAGGTACTTCTGTTACAATCACAATTCCGCTGGAAAGCAAGAAACAAGTGCTTGCCAATAAGCTATTTGACACCTCCGAAAACTGA
- a CDS encoding Crp/Fnr family transcriptional regulator, translating to MIDFLSFCNRLSPLDKEASDDLLEKLKSRTIEKNDFILKRGEVCRHLCFVDEGLTKTFFTSEDKEFVMRFFAEYSMLTVLDSFVSEMPSNYGMLALEKTRITCISKPDLEQLCAKHHCVETFFRRLVSMAAANMMKRVSEMLEDNATARYNHFVANEGQLLQRISLGDLSNYLGVTQVTLSRIRAKK from the coding sequence ATGATCGATTTTTTGAGCTTTTGCAACAGGCTTTCCCCACTCGATAAAGAAGCGTCCGACGATTTGCTGGAGAAACTAAAGAGCCGGACAATTGAAAAAAATGACTTCATTTTGAAACGGGGAGAGGTATGCCGTCACCTGTGCTTTGTCGACGAAGGACTAACCAAAACATTCTTCACCAGCGAAGACAAAGAATTCGTCATGCGCTTCTTCGCCGAGTATTCCATGCTTACCGTGCTCGACAGCTTTGTGTCCGAAATGCCATCGAATTATGGAATGCTGGCATTGGAAAAAACGAGGATTACCTGTATCAGCAAGCCTGACCTGGAGCAGCTTTGTGCCAAACACCACTGTGTGGAGACTTTTTTCAGGAGACTGGTGTCGATGGCGGCGGCAAATATGATGAAAAGGGTGAGTGAAATGCTGGAAGATAACGCTACTGCCCGCTACAACCACTTTGTAGCGAATGAGGGGCAGCTCCTGCAACGGATCAGTCTGGGTGACCTTTCCAACTATTTGGGTGTCACACAAGTAACCCTCAGCCGTATCAGGGCCAAGAAGTGA
- a CDS encoding Yip1 family protein has translation MEETEESEITDNEIFTAIWTSPRQVFKYINDNHYEKYMTLLLVLGGIASAFDRASSRNMGDTLSIEVIIGIGVVAGGLFGWISYYIYASLLSWTGGWLNGKGSSKSILRMLSYALIPIVISVAFIVPQIAVYGVDIFKSDGDVTSAGLLGNIVFYVSALAKVILSIWTLILTVIGISEVQKLSIGKAILNLILPAVIIIVPILIIVLIVT, from the coding sequence ATGGAAGAAACGGAAGAAAGCGAAATAACTGATAATGAAATTTTTACCGCCATATGGACATCGCCCCGGCAGGTGTTCAAATACATCAATGACAATCATTATGAAAAATATATGACGTTGCTGCTAGTACTCGGCGGGATAGCCTCAGCTTTCGACAGGGCTTCAAGCAGAAACATGGGTGACACACTGTCAATTGAAGTGATCATAGGAATTGGCGTGGTTGCAGGGGGACTTTTTGGTTGGATATCGTACTATATATATGCCTCACTACTTAGCTGGACGGGTGGGTGGTTGAATGGTAAGGGCAGTTCAAAATCCATTTTGAGAATGTTGTCTTATGCTTTGATTCCAATCGTCATATCAGTAGCGTTTATAGTGCCTCAAATTGCTGTTTATGGTGTTGATATTTTTAAATCAGATGGAGATGTGACAAGCGCTGGGCTACTAGGGAATATCGTCTTTTATGTGTCTGCACTAGCGAAAGTTATCCTATCTATCTGGACGTTGATTCTTACAGTGATAGGGATATCAGAAGTTCAGAAGCTATCCATTGGGAAAGCCATTTTGAACTTGATTCTGCCAGCCGTTATAATTATCGTGCCGATCCTGATCATTGTGCTAATCGTCACATGA
- a CDS encoding YqjF family protein, whose product MSFLKAEWRKLAIANYAIDPKVLARHIPPKTELDLWNGTCYVSLVGFMFLNTRLLGIPIPFHRNFEEVNLRFYVRFSDKGEWKRGVVFIKEIVPKPALTFVANTVYKEHYQTMKMSHDWVEHENSRTVKYCWSLKGEENVFWVKAALDPTVIARGSESEFITEHYWGYTKAGKNSSLEYEVTHPRWDCYEVSEYKIDVNFGLVYGTQFGELSNFEPTSVMLAEGSEITVENKRTI is encoded by the coding sequence ATGAGCTTCCTCAAGGCAGAATGGAGAAAACTGGCTATTGCGAATTACGCAATCGATCCAAAAGTATTGGCCAGACATATTCCACCCAAAACTGAATTGGATTTGTGGAACGGTACCTGTTATGTCAGCCTTGTCGGCTTCATGTTTTTGAACACCAGGCTACTTGGAATACCCATTCCATTTCATCGCAACTTCGAAGAGGTAAATCTGAGATTCTATGTCAGATTTAGTGACAAAGGTGAGTGGAAAAGGGGAGTAGTTTTTATAAAGGAAATTGTTCCTAAGCCAGCGCTGACTTTTGTAGCGAATACAGTTTACAAGGAGCATTACCAGACCATGAAAATGTCTCATGATTGGGTCGAGCACGAAAATAGCAGAACTGTAAAATATTGTTGGTCTCTAAAGGGTGAAGAGAATGTGTTTTGGGTTAAAGCAGCTCTCGATCCAACAGTTATTGCAAGGGGTTCAGAATCTGAATTTATCACTGAGCATTACTGGGGATATACAAAGGCCGGGAAGAATTCATCTCTTGAGTATGAAGTAACTCACCCAAGGTGGGATTGTTATGAAGTTTCTGAATACAAGATAGACGTCAACTTCGGATTGGTTTATGGAACTCAATTTGGTGAGCTCTCCAACTTCGAACCTACATCCGTTATGCTCGCCGAAGGGTCTGAAATAACTGTTGAGAATAAAAGGACGATATAA